In Micromonospora sp. WMMD980, the following are encoded in one genomic region:
- a CDS encoding ANTAR domain-containing protein, whose product MTRRRAAAVPPPPLVATVQRLQRELDALRRERRAHAVVEQATGLLIARQGCSPEEAFAQLRRISQHSNIRLVDVAAGLLGAAAPPPSAPPPPPEPFRPERYLHPPVPWPEPDTGASAPLTGEAAARYHLARAAMATASDANALAETLAGAVRHLGADSTLLGLLEPDGAVRLVGSYGLPPSVASLWQRAPGTVNMALLRAAVDGNPLWLTRDEARRRGYDFIGGAAVRVCLPLRRAGRTMGVAAISWDSHRNLDDGQRAYLSALAEVAGRRLSALSGGVGDVPAAHWLEAVLDVLPGSVAWWSPVRDDDAAVVDFRLDRCGPDATDGAERGRAALTGLRLLELHPSAADDGIVAGCARALRDGRPFHWGPGQVWRAGGARPNRVLFSLRAVPFGDGLLASWHYHDEQRRAADRTARLERAGDVGWVEWDLAGGGVAWSSGAYRVLGRDPADGPLPLGALHRWATPPDAPRVRAALRALVERAEPAELEFTVRRRGAAWPVRLVAEPVVDPDGRVVEVHGAVARR is encoded by the coding sequence GTGACGCGACGGCGGGCCGCGGCTGTCCCGCCCCCACCCCTGGTGGCGACCGTGCAGCGCCTGCAACGCGAGCTGGACGCGCTGCGCCGGGAGCGGCGCGCCCACGCGGTGGTGGAGCAGGCCACCGGTCTGCTGATCGCCCGGCAGGGCTGCTCGCCGGAGGAGGCGTTCGCGCAGCTGCGGCGAATCTCCCAGCACAGCAACATCCGGCTGGTGGACGTGGCCGCCGGGTTGCTCGGCGCCGCCGCTCCGCCGCCCTCGGCCCCGCCGCCCCCGCCCGAGCCGTTCCGGCCGGAGCGCTACCTGCACCCGCCTGTGCCCTGGCCGGAGCCGGACACCGGCGCTTCGGCGCCGCTGACCGGGGAGGCCGCCGCCCGCTATCACCTGGCCCGGGCCGCCATGGCGACCGCCAGCGACGCGAACGCGCTGGCCGAGACGCTGGCGGGGGCGGTACGCCACCTGGGCGCCGACTCGACCCTGCTCGGTCTGCTCGAACCGGACGGCGCGGTCCGGCTGGTCGGCTCGTACGGCCTGCCGCCGTCCGTGGCGAGCCTGTGGCAGCGCGCCCCCGGCACGGTCAACATGGCGCTGCTGCGCGCCGCGGTGGACGGCAACCCGCTCTGGCTGACCCGGGACGAGGCCCGCCGCCGGGGCTACGACTTCATCGGCGGCGCAGCGGTGCGGGTCTGCCTTCCGCTGCGCCGGGCGGGCCGCACGATGGGGGTGGCCGCGATCAGCTGGGACAGCCACCGGAACCTCGACGACGGGCAACGGGCGTACCTGAGCGCGCTCGCCGAGGTCGCCGGCCGCCGGTTGTCGGCGCTGTCCGGGGGAGTCGGGGACGTGCCGGCCGCCCACTGGCTGGAGGCGGTGCTCGACGTGCTGCCCGGATCGGTGGCGTGGTGGTCCCCGGTGCGCGACGACGACGCGGCGGTCGTCGACTTCCGCCTCGACCGGTGCGGCCCGGACGCGACCGACGGCGCGGAGCGCGGCCGGGCGGCGCTCACCGGCCTCCGGCTGCTCGAACTCCACCCGTCGGCGGCCGACGACGGCATCGTCGCCGGGTGCGCCCGCGCCCTGCGCGACGGGCGTCCCTTCCACTGGGGCCCGGGTCAGGTGTGGCGGGCCGGCGGCGCCAGGCCGAACCGGGTGCTGTTCAGCCTGCGCGCCGTTCCGTTCGGCGACGGGCTGCTCGCCAGCTGGCACTACCACGACGAGCAGCGACGGGCCGCGGACCGCACGGCCCGGCTGGAGCGGGCCGGTGACGTCGGCTGGGTCGAGTGGGACCTCGCCGGAGGTGGGGTCGCCTGGTCGTCGGGCGCGTACCGGGTGCTCGGCCGCGATCCGGCCGACGGCCCGCTGCCGCTGGGCGCGCTGCACCGCTGGGCGACGCCGCCGGACGCACCCCGGGTGCGGGCGGCGCTGCGCGCCCTGGTCGAGCGGGCCGAGCCGGCCGAACTGGAGTTCACCGTGCGTCGGCGCGGTGCGGCGTGGCCGGTGCGGCTCGTCGCCGAGCCCGTCGTGGACCCGGACGGCCGGGTGGTCGAGGTGCACGGCGCGGTGGCCCGCCGCTGA
- a CDS encoding glycogen debranching N-terminal domain-containing protein, with product MKELISILDGNTFVVSDRRGDIEPSLDYPTGLFSFDTRFLSTWVLTLDGERLNPLSVDEETSYETTYFLVPGAPSHYVDANFSVLRYRAINGSFEETLTVLNHTTSAVDLTLRIEVGSDFADLFEIKNAQRKPGGATVRVAGDELVLSYRRERFHREVHVTSSAPGEVDEQGMTFHVRVEQHGEWRTKLLAKALIIGADGLDFREALPIGLDRNVEQIRAERTSFVASVPRLVCDYEPLAAAYRTGIRDLGALRYQSITFGKQLIAAGLPWFMTLFGRDSIITGLQALPFLPRLLPPTIAVLAGMQGSRLDDFRDEEPGKILHELRYGELAGFEEQPHSSYYGSADSTPLFVILLDEYERWTGDQDLVRRLEPEVRAALEWIDTYGNSRGTGYLYYQTRNPRTGLPNQCWKDSPDAICYRDGRLPGFPRATCELQGYAYDAKIRAARLARDVWHDHEYAGRLEREAADLKRRFNRDFWVADGEYYALALDADGNQVDALASNMGHLLWSGIVDVDRARSVTDHLLGPDMFTGWGVRTLAAGQARYNPLGYHVGTVWPFDNSIIAWGLWRYGMREEAGRICAGILEAARHFQGRLPEVFAGYQRGLTNYPVQYPTACSPQAWSAGTPLLLLRVMLGLQPHDDHLVIDPDIPPGLGRVEILDLPGRWGTVDALGRSRPD from the coding sequence GTGAAGGAGCTGATCAGCATCCTGGACGGCAACACGTTCGTGGTGTCCGACCGGCGGGGCGACATCGAGCCCTCGCTGGACTACCCCACCGGGTTGTTCTCCTTCGACACCCGCTTCCTGTCCACCTGGGTGCTGACCCTCGACGGGGAGCGGCTGAACCCGCTGTCGGTGGACGAGGAAACCTCGTACGAGACGACGTACTTCCTCGTGCCCGGCGCACCCAGCCACTACGTCGACGCGAATTTCTCCGTGCTGCGCTACCGGGCGATCAACGGCAGCTTCGAGGAGACGCTGACGGTGCTCAACCACACCACCTCGGCCGTCGACCTGACCCTGCGCATCGAGGTGGGCTCGGACTTCGCCGACCTGTTCGAGATCAAGAATGCGCAGCGCAAACCGGGCGGGGCCACCGTTCGGGTCGCGGGCGACGAGCTGGTGCTGAGCTACCGACGTGAGCGGTTCCACCGCGAGGTGCACGTGACCAGCAGCGCCCCGGGTGAGGTGGACGAGCAGGGCATGACGTTCCACGTCCGGGTGGAGCAGCACGGCGAGTGGCGGACGAAATTGCTGGCGAAAGCTCTGATCATCGGGGCCGACGGGCTGGACTTCCGCGAGGCGTTGCCGATCGGCCTCGATCGCAACGTCGAGCAGATCCGCGCCGAGCGCACCAGCTTCGTCGCGTCCGTGCCGCGGTTGGTCTGCGACTACGAGCCGCTGGCCGCCGCGTACCGGACCGGGATCCGCGATTTGGGGGCTCTACGCTACCAGTCCATCACTTTCGGTAAACAGTTGATCGCCGCCGGTCTTCCCTGGTTTATGACGCTGTTCGGCCGGGACAGCATCATCACCGGCCTGCAGGCGTTGCCGTTCCTGCCCCGCCTCCTGCCGCCGACCATCGCGGTCCTGGCCGGTATGCAGGGCAGCCGGCTCGACGACTTCCGGGACGAGGAGCCGGGGAAGATCCTGCACGAGCTGCGCTACGGGGAACTGGCCGGTTTCGAGGAGCAACCCCACTCGTCGTACTACGGCTCCGCCGACTCCACGCCGCTGTTCGTGATCCTGCTCGACGAGTACGAACGCTGGACCGGCGACCAGGACCTCGTCCGGCGCCTGGAACCGGAAGTGCGCGCCGCGCTGGAATGGATCGACACCTACGGCAACAGCCGCGGCACCGGCTATCTCTACTACCAGACCCGCAACCCGCGCACCGGCCTGCCCAACCAGTGCTGGAAGGATTCGCCGGACGCCATCTGCTACCGCGACGGCCGGCTTCCCGGCTTTCCCCGCGCGACCTGTGAACTACAGGGTTACGCCTACGACGCGAAAATCCGCGCCGCCCGGCTGGCCCGCGACGTGTGGCACGACCACGAGTACGCCGGACGGCTGGAGCGCGAGGCCGCCGACCTCAAGCGGCGGTTCAACCGCGACTTCTGGGTCGCCGACGGCGAGTACTACGCCCTCGCGCTGGACGCCGACGGCAACCAGGTGGACGCCCTGGCGTCCAACATGGGGCACCTGCTGTGGAGCGGCATCGTCGACGTCGACCGGGCCAGGAGCGTCACCGACCACCTGCTCGGCCCGGACATGTTCACCGGCTGGGGGGTCCGCACCCTCGCGGCCGGCCAGGCCCGCTACAACCCCCTCGGCTACCACGTGGGCACGGTGTGGCCGTTCGACAACTCCATCATCGCCTGGGGGCTCTGGCGGTACGGCATGCGGGAGGAGGCCGGACGCATCTGTGCCGGCATACTCGAGGCGGCCCGGCACTTCCAGGGTCGCCTGCCGGAGGTTTTCGCCGGCTACCAGCGCGGCCTCACCAACTACCCGGTGCAGTACCCCACGGCGTGCAGCCCGCAGGCATGGTCGGCCGGAACGCCGCTGCTCCTGCTCCGGGTCATGCTCGGCCTGCAACCGCACGACGACCACCTGGTCATCGATCCCGACATCCCCCCGGGGCTCGGTCGCGTCGAGATCCTCGACCTCCCCGGCCGTTGGGGCACCGTCGACGCGCTGGGACGCAGCCGGCCGGACTGA
- a CDS encoding low temperature requirement protein A produces MTWRCRGWRPAWWWWRCSGGCWTGFVALGNVVRADHGVLPVLGLGIVAVVFVLAITIPQAFVDQPDDLPGPLVFAGAYLVVRALTSVGFLFVLTRAGHTRVQLGAVTVPPLLAAVFIGVSLTAPWWVPAGAVLETRLVLWTAALLVEYAVGLVLPYAHWSLPSAGHWAERHGLIVLVALGEVVISLGVGPGRFDRLALTTRVITASVLGIALVAALWWLHFDSLAAGVEQVLHGTRGPVRVPLARDAYTYLHLVTITGVVTVALGLKLLLEAVAVRHSALSGPVSAVLHGGVVIYLASQAAVARRAFRRTSRSTLVGMVLIAALAVPGAHVAPLVALAVLVAVCGALAVLQRMAGERGRIKAALRREEHAVEEAVSAWRKQYL; encoded by the coding sequence GTGACCTGGCGGTGTCGCGGCTGGCGACCGGCCTGGTGGTGGTGGCGCTGCTCTGGTGGCTGCTGGACCGGTTTCGTCGCGCTCGGCAACGTGGTCCGCGCCGACCACGGCGTGCTCCCGGTGCTCGGCCTCGGCATCGTGGCCGTGGTGTTCGTGCTCGCGATCACGATCCCGCAGGCGTTCGTCGACCAGCCCGACGACCTGCCGGGCCCGCTGGTGTTCGCCGGCGCCTATCTGGTCGTGCGCGCGCTGACCTCGGTCGGGTTCCTGTTCGTGCTCACCCGCGCCGGACACACCCGCGTCCAGCTCGGCGCCGTCACCGTCCCGCCGCTGCTGGCCGCCGTGTTCATCGGGGTCTCGCTCACCGCACCGTGGTGGGTGCCGGCCGGCGCGGTCCTGGAAACCCGCCTGGTGCTGTGGACCGCGGCCCTGCTCGTCGAGTACGCGGTCGGGCTGGTCCTGCCCTACGCGCACTGGTCGCTGCCGTCGGCCGGGCACTGGGCCGAGCGACACGGCCTGATCGTGCTGGTCGCCCTCGGTGAGGTGGTGATCTCGCTGGGCGTCGGCCCGGGCCGGTTCGACCGGCTCGCCCTGACCACCCGGGTCATCACCGCGTCCGTGCTGGGCATCGCGCTGGTCGCCGCGCTGTGGTGGCTGCACTTCGACAGCCTGGCGGCCGGGGTGGAGCAGGTTCTGCACGGCACGCGCGGCCCGGTCCGAGTGCCGCTGGCCCGCGACGCCTACACCTACCTGCACCTGGTGACCATCACCGGCGTGGTGACCGTCGCGCTGGGCCTCAAGCTGCTGCTGGAAGCGGTCGCCGTGCGGCACTCCGCGCTGTCCGGTCCGGTCAGCGCGGTCCTGCACGGCGGCGTGGTGATCTACCTGGCGAGTCAGGCGGCGGTGGCCCGCCGCGCCTTCCGGCGGACGAGCCGCTCCACCCTCGTCGGGATGGTGCTGATCGCCGCGCTGGCGGTGCCCGGCGCCCACGTCGCGCCGCTGGTCGCCCTGGCGGTGCTCGTCGCGGTCTGCGGCGCGCTCGCGGTGTTGCAGCGGATGGCCGGCGAGCGCGGACGGATCAAGGCAGCGCTGCGGCGTGAGGAACACGCCGTCGAGGAGGCGGTCAGCGCGTGGCGGAAGCAGTATCTGTGA
- a CDS encoding cation:proton antiporter has translation MSPLLLAYALVGGLGVLLAFWSSAIRRTVLSEPLLALGLGVLAGPVLGLVDLADQLGADLIREVSRALLAVSLMAVALRFSLAGYRAVLRPVLVLLSAGMIGMAVLSTGLSWLVLGVPLGLAALLGSCLTPTDPVLASSIVSGGPAERQLPARLRRVVSGESGGNDGLAFPLVVLALAAVGAQPWTDQVTAAVWGVLGAVGVGVLLGWLAGHAVRAASRRETLDQGSLLVFAVLLGIAALGVARVLDTDGILAAFVTGLAYNRVIGNQPRLAEQKLDDSLTRYLLLPLFFLLGVELPWRDWLDAGWRLPLFAVAVLLLRRLPVVLALKKPLGLPWRELVFLGWFGPIGVSALFYLAFSADEGARDETLWTAGSLVVALSVVVHGVTAMPGRRWYAGQREISKR, from the coding sequence ATGAGTCCGCTGCTGCTCGCGTACGCCCTCGTGGGAGGGCTCGGTGTCCTGCTCGCCTTCTGGTCCAGCGCCATCCGGCGAACCGTGCTGTCCGAACCGCTGCTCGCCCTGGGCCTGGGGGTGTTGGCGGGCCCGGTGCTCGGCCTGGTCGACCTCGCCGACCAGCTGGGCGCCGACCTGATCCGTGAGGTGAGCCGCGCCCTGCTGGCGGTGTCCCTGATGGCCGTGGCGCTGCGCTTCTCCCTCGCCGGCTACCGGGCCGTGCTGCGGCCGGTGCTCGTGCTGCTCTCCGCCGGCATGATCGGCATGGCCGTGCTCAGCACCGGCCTGTCCTGGCTGGTGCTCGGCGTGCCGCTGGGGCTGGCCGCGCTGCTGGGGAGCTGCCTGACCCCCACCGACCCGGTGCTGGCCTCCAGCATCGTCTCCGGCGGCCCGGCCGAGCGGCAACTGCCGGCCCGGCTTCGGCGGGTGGTCAGCGGCGAATCCGGTGGCAACGACGGGCTCGCGTTCCCGCTCGTCGTCCTCGCCCTGGCCGCGGTGGGCGCGCAGCCCTGGACCGATCAGGTGACGGCGGCGGTGTGGGGTGTGCTCGGCGCGGTGGGCGTCGGCGTCCTGCTCGGCTGGTTGGCCGGGCACGCGGTGCGCGCGGCGAGTCGTCGGGAGACTCTCGACCAGGGTTCGCTGCTGGTCTTCGCGGTGCTGCTCGGCATCGCCGCGCTCGGCGTCGCGCGGGTGCTCGACACCGACGGCATCCTCGCCGCGTTCGTCACCGGGCTGGCCTACAACCGGGTCATCGGCAACCAGCCGCGCCTCGCCGAGCAGAAGCTCGACGACTCGCTCACCCGCTATCTGCTGCTGCCGCTGTTCTTCCTGCTCGGCGTCGAACTGCCGTGGCGCGACTGGCTCGACGCCGGCTGGCGGTTGCCGCTGTTCGCCGTCGCGGTGCTGCTCCTGCGGCGGCTGCCGGTGGTGCTGGCGCTGAAGAAGCCGCTCGGGCTGCCCTGGCGGGAGCTGGTCTTCCTCGGCTGGTTCGGCCCGATCGGCGTGTCCGCGCTGTTCTACCTGGCCTTCAGCGCCGACGAGGGCGCGCGGGACGAGACGCTGTGGACCGCCGGCAGCCTCGTCGTCGCGCTCAGCGTCGTGGTGCATGGCGTCACCGCGATGCCGGGCCGCCGTTGGTACGCCGGGCAGCGCGAGATCTCGAAGCGGTAA